One Eurosta solidaginis isolate ZX-2024a chromosome 5, ASM4086904v1, whole genome shotgun sequence DNA segment encodes these proteins:
- the Idh gene encoding isocitrate dehydrogenase [NADP] cytoplasmic isoform X1, with product MHSLRYARAYSPTFLRAFTATIMNNAGMANKIRAGPVVDVLGDEMTRIIWSSIKDKLILPFLDIELHTYDLGMENRDKTDDQVTIDCAEAIKKYNVGIKCATITPDEKRVEEFNLKKMWKSPNGTIRNILGGTVFREAIVCKNIPRLVTGWEKPIVIGRHAHGDQYKATDFVTPGAGTLTLSFEPADGGKAISHEVYQYKGPGVALAMFNTDESIVDFAHASMKYALSRKLPLYLSTKNTILKKYDGRFKDIFQEIYDKEYKKLYEAEGIWYEHRLIDDMVAYCMKSEGGFVWACKNYDGDVQSDSVAQGFGSLGLMTSVLICPDGKTVESEAAHGTVTRHYRMYQQGKETSTNPIASIFAWTRGLLHRAELDNNESLKKFAETLEKVCVDTIESGSMTKDLAICIKGMNNVKRSDYLETFEFMDKLAENLQKALAN from the coding sequence ATGGCAAATAAAATCCGCGCTGGTCCAGTTGTCGATGTTCTCGGCGATGAAATGACGCGCATCATTTGGTCTTCGATTAAGGACAAATTGATTTTGCCATTCCTCGACATCGAATTGCACACCTACGATTTGGGTATGGAGAATCGTGACAAAACTGACGACCAGGTTACAATCGATTGTGCTGaagcgattaaaaaatacaatgtCGGCATTAAATGTGCCACCATCACACCCGATGAGAAGCGTGTCGAAGAgttcaatttgaagaaaatgtggAAATCACCCAATGGTACCATACGTAACATTCTTGGTGGTACTGTGTTCCGTGAAGCGATTGTATGCAAGAATATTCCACGTTTGGTAACGGGTTGGGAGAAACCCATCGTCATTGGACGTCATGCACATGGTGATCAATATAAGGCTACAGATTTCGTAACACCTGGTGCAGGCACCTTAACGCTAAGCTTCGAACCTGCCGATGGTGGTAAAGCCATTTCACATGAAGTTTATCAATACAAGGGACCTGGCGTTGCTTTGGCCATGTTCAATACAGATGAATCCATTGTTGATTTTGCACATGCCTCTATGAAGTATGCGCTCTCACGCAAATTACCACTCTATTTGAGCACAAAGAATACCATACTTAAGAAGTATGATGGCCGGTTTAAAGATATCTTCCAAGAAATCTATGACAAAGAGTATAAGAAGCTGTATGAAGCTGAAGGTATTTGGTATGAACATCGTCTAATCGATGATATGGTTGCGTATTGTATGAAATCAGaaggtggttttgtgtgggcctgTAAGAATTATGATGGTGATGTACAATCCGATTCGGTTGCTCAAGGTTTTGGTTCGTTGGGTCTTATGACATCGGTGCTTATTTGTCCAGATGGCAAGACAGTGGAATCGGAAGCTGCTCACGGCACCGTAACACGTCACTATCGCATGTATCAGCAAGGCAAAGAGACCTCAACCAATCCGATCGCATCGATCTTCGCTTGGACACGTGGCCTATTACATCGTGCCGAATTGGATAATAATGAAAGTTTGAAGAAATTTGCCGAAACACTAGAAAAGGTTTGCGTTGATACCATCGAGTCAGGTAGCATGACCAAAGATTTAGCCATTTGCATTAAAGGTATGAATAATGTTAAACGTAGTGATTACTTGGAGACATTCGAGTTTATGGATAAATTAGCTGAAAATCTACAAAAGGCACTTGCGAACTGA
- the Idh gene encoding isocitrate dehydrogenase [NADP] cytoplasmic isoform X2, whose product MANKIRAGPVVDVLGDEMTRIIWSSIKDKLILPFLDIELHTYDLGMENRDKTDDQVTIDCAEAIKKYNVGIKCATITPDEKRVEEFNLKKMWKSPNGTIRNILGGTVFREAIVCKNIPRLVTGWEKPIVIGRHAHGDQYKATDFVTPGAGTLTLSFEPADGGKAISHEVYQYKGPGVALAMFNTDESIVDFAHASMKYALSRKLPLYLSTKNTILKKYDGRFKDIFQEIYDKEYKKLYEAEGIWYEHRLIDDMVAYCMKSEGGFVWACKNYDGDVQSDSVAQGFGSLGLMTSVLICPDGKTVESEAAHGTVTRHYRMYQQGKETSTNPIASIFAWTRGLLHRAELDNNESLKKFAETLEKVCVDTIESGSMTKDLAICIKGMNNVKRSDYLETFEFMDKLAENLQKALAN is encoded by the coding sequence ATGGCAAATAAAATCCGCGCTGGTCCAGTTGTCGATGTTCTCGGCGATGAAATGACGCGCATCATTTGGTCTTCGATTAAGGACAAATTGATTTTGCCATTCCTCGACATCGAATTGCACACCTACGATTTGGGTATGGAGAATCGTGACAAAACTGACGACCAGGTTACAATCGATTGTGCTGaagcgattaaaaaatacaatgtCGGCATTAAATGTGCCACCATCACACCCGATGAGAAGCGTGTCGAAGAgttcaatttgaagaaaatgtggAAATCACCCAATGGTACCATACGTAACATTCTTGGTGGTACTGTGTTCCGTGAAGCGATTGTATGCAAGAATATTCCACGTTTGGTAACGGGTTGGGAGAAACCCATCGTCATTGGACGTCATGCACATGGTGATCAATATAAGGCTACAGATTTCGTAACACCTGGTGCAGGCACCTTAACGCTAAGCTTCGAACCTGCCGATGGTGGTAAAGCCATTTCACATGAAGTTTATCAATACAAGGGACCTGGCGTTGCTTTGGCCATGTTCAATACAGATGAATCCATTGTTGATTTTGCACATGCCTCTATGAAGTATGCGCTCTCACGCAAATTACCACTCTATTTGAGCACAAAGAATACCATACTTAAGAAGTATGATGGCCGGTTTAAAGATATCTTCCAAGAAATCTATGACAAAGAGTATAAGAAGCTGTATGAAGCTGAAGGTATTTGGTATGAACATCGTCTAATCGATGATATGGTTGCGTATTGTATGAAATCAGaaggtggttttgtgtgggcctgTAAGAATTATGATGGTGATGTACAATCCGATTCGGTTGCTCAAGGTTTTGGTTCGTTGGGTCTTATGACATCGGTGCTTATTTGTCCAGATGGCAAGACAGTGGAATCGGAAGCTGCTCACGGCACCGTAACACGTCACTATCGCATGTATCAGCAAGGCAAAGAGACCTCAACCAATCCGATCGCATCGATCTTCGCTTGGACACGTGGCCTATTACATCGTGCCGAATTGGATAATAATGAAAGTTTGAAGAAATTTGCCGAAACACTAGAAAAGGTTTGCGTTGATACCATCGAGTCAGGTAGCATGACCAAAGATTTAGCCATTTGCATTAAAGGTATGAATAATGTTAAACGTAGTGATTACTTGGAGACATTCGAGTTTATGGATAAATTAGCTGAAAATCTACAAAAGGCACTTGCGAACTGA